The following proteins come from a genomic window of bacterium:
- a CDS encoding cyclic nucleotide-binding domain-containing protein produces MAKAVWGLEKINLFKDLNPMELQEIMKIINKVCFQKGDVITDRDNQTREVYVLVEGSVDIVSLKGIPLYRVSKGEAFGELAMINTIKRTALAVAREESWIVVLNINHLERLGEEHPEVYNKISKNLVYSLGIKLARANMLIELLKAELTKALRK; encoded by the coding sequence ATGGCAAAGGCAGTCTGGGGCCTTGAAAAAATAAATCTTTTCAAAGACCTTAATCCCATGGAATTACAGGAGATTATGAAAATAATCAATAAAGTGTGTTTTCAGAAAGGCGATGTCATAACCGACCGTGACAACCAAACGAGGGAAGTATATGTGCTTGTGGAAGGGAGCGTCGATATCGTTTCTCTCAAGGGAATCCCGCTCTACCGTGTCTCGAAGGGTGAGGCGTTCGGCGAGCTGGCGATGATCAACACAATCAAGAGGACAGCACTTGCCGTCGCCCGCGAGGAGAGCTGGATCGTTGTATTGAATATCAATCATCTGGAACGGCTCGGCGAAGAACATCCGGAAGTTTATAATAAAATCAGCAAAAACCTTGTGTACAGCCTCGGAATAAAACTTGCCCGCGCCAATATGCTTATCGAGCTTCTGAAAGCGGAATTGACCAAGGCCCTTAGAAAATAG
- the accD gene encoding acetyl-CoA carboxylase, carboxyltransferase subunit beta has product MSWLETMKKSFHIGDRSEVPGGIWVKCEECGAILLREKLIENLWVCDKCDYHFRIAPVDYISLIFDKGTFTELNASLHDVDFLRFVDTKKYAQRIKTARSTTGSNTAIVTGTGMINGRRTAIGIMDFRFIGGSLSSAVGEKIVRLVDHALDKKLPLIMITQSGGARMQESTTALMQMAKTSAAIGLLAEARLPYIVILTNPTSGGVTASYAMLGDVHLAEPKAFVGFTGPRIIMETMKCELPEGFQKSEYLFDHGYCDRIITRQNMKKELSTILSLFMD; this is encoded by the coding sequence ATGTCCTGGTTAGAGACGATGAAAAAGAGTTTTCATATAGGTGACCGCAGCGAGGTTCCCGGCGGCATCTGGGTAAAATGCGAAGAATGCGGCGCCATACTGCTCCGCGAAAAGCTTATCGAAAATCTCTGGGTCTGCGATAAATGCGATTATCACTTCAGGATCGCGCCCGTCGACTATATCAGTCTCATTTTCGACAAAGGTACATTCACCGAACTCAATGCCAGCCTGCACGATGTGGATTTTCTCCGTTTTGTCGATACGAAGAAATATGCCCAGCGTATCAAGACAGCGCGGAGCACAACGGGGTCGAATACGGCCATTGTTACCGGCACAGGAATGATCAACGGGCGCAGGACTGCAATCGGAATCATGGACTTCCGGTTCATCGGCGGGAGCCTCAGCTCGGCGGTGGGTGAAAAAATCGTACGGCTCGTGGATCATGCCCTCGATAAAAAACTGCCCCTCATCATGATCACCCAGTCCGGCGGCGCGCGCATGCAGGAGAGCACGACCGCCCTCATGCAGATGGCTAAAACCTCCGCCGCCATCGGTCTTCTTGCCGAGGCCCGGCTGCCTTATATTGTCATACTCACCAATCCCACAAGCGGCGGTGTCACCGCTTCATACGCCATGCTTGGCGATGTCCACCTTGCCGAGCCGAAAGCATTCGTAGGTTTCACCGGTCCCCGTATCATCATGGAAACCATGAAATGCGAACTCCCCGAAGGATTTCAGAAAAGCGAGTATCTCTTCGACCACGGGTACTGCGACCGAATCATTACCCGTCAGAACATGAAAAAGGAGCTTTCGACCATTCTGAGCCTTTTCATGGACTGA
- a CDS encoding sodium:solute symporter family protein codes for MNFTLLDWFIIVLYLSFTIWAGLYARRFVSDLSGYIVAGRKLKLGACTATMIATELGTVTIMYMGEGGYRNGFSALVLGIIMVIVYFAVGYTGFVIKGLRRLRVMTVPEFYDIRYTRSVRILGGFVLFVGGVLNMGVFLKLDGVFLSHAMGFGDNAVALIMVFMLLIVGMYTIFGGMMSVVVTDYLQFTLLSVSMLVATVFAFRSVTIPQIADTIASNFGSGGFNPFINQDLGWIFIVWMLITNFAAAALWLPGTMRALSAESSETGKRVFQISSLTFAGRAMIPMMWGIIAFTMFPGLTGDAAMAAMPRMLGMVLPTGVIGLLIAGMLAASMSTYSAYLLAFASVITRDVIWALTKERLSEKTIMTITRIWVGLIGLFLLVFGLLYKIPSSSLKYIYITGNMYTAGAISAVGFGLYWKKANNIGAYTSLVTGALSPLAFLLLANYEASLPSAIKWIANANISGFLSFGLGAVGMIAGSLLTQKICPPKDLTPYYQKGDK; via the coding sequence ATGAATTTTACACTGCTTGACTGGTTCATCATCGTTCTGTATCTCTCGTTTACCATATGGGCGGGTCTGTATGCGAGGCGATTCGTTTCAGACCTTTCCGGATACATCGTCGCCGGACGGAAACTCAAGCTCGGCGCCTGTACCGCAACGATGATTGCAACCGAACTTGGCACAGTAACCATCATGTACATGGGCGAAGGCGGCTACCGTAACGGTTTTTCCGCCCTTGTGCTCGGTATCATCATGGTTATCGTTTACTTTGCAGTCGGTTATACCGGTTTTGTCATCAAGGGACTCCGCAGACTCCGCGTCATGACCGTTCCCGAATTCTACGATATCCGTTACACCCGTTCTGTCCGTATTCTCGGCGGATTCGTTCTTTTTGTCGGCGGTGTGCTCAACATGGGCGTTTTTCTCAAGCTGGACGGCGTTTTTTTAAGTCATGCAATGGGATTCGGTGATAATGCGGTCGCACTCATCATGGTTTTTATGCTCCTCATCGTAGGAATGTACACGATTTTCGGTGGCATGATGAGCGTGGTTGTCACCGATTATCTCCAATTTACCTTACTGTCCGTGAGCATGCTGGTTGCGACGGTTTTTGCATTCCGCTCCGTAACGATTCCCCAGATTGCCGATACGATCGCGTCCAATTTCGGTTCGGGCGGTTTCAATCCGTTTATCAACCAGGATCTCGGATGGATTTTCATCGTCTGGATGCTCATCACCAATTTTGCAGCCGCTGCTCTCTGGCTGCCGGGTACCATGAGGGCGTTATCGGCTGAAAGCTCGGAAACCGGAAAACGGGTATTCCAGATTTCGAGCCTTACGTTCGCCGGACGGGCCATGATTCCCATGATGTGGGGAATCATCGCATTCACCATGTTCCCGGGTCTCACAGGCGATGCAGCAATGGCGGCCATGCCCCGGATGCTCGGCATGGTCCTCCCCACCGGAGTCATAGGGCTGCTTATAGCCGGTATGCTCGCAGCTTCGATGTCCACCTATTCGGCGTATCTTCTTGCCTTTGCGTCGGTTATCACCCGTGATGTCATCTGGGCACTCACCAAAGAACGGCTTTCGGAAAAAACGATCATGACCATCACCCGTATCTGGGTGGGACTGATCGGCCTTTTCCTCCTTGTATTCGGTCTGCTCTACAAGATTCCCTCATCCTCGCTCAAGTACATTTACATTACGGGGAACATGTATACCGCAGGGGCGATTTCCGCTGTCGGATTCGGACTGTACTGGAAAAAGGCTAATAATATCGGCGCCTATACCTCACTGGTGACCGGAGCTCTCTCTCCCCTGGCGTTTCTGCTGCTTGCCAATTACGAGGCGTCACTGCCCTCCGCAATCAAGTGGATAGCCAATGCGAATATATCCGGATTTCTCTCGTTCGGTCTCGGTGCGGTCGGAATGATTGCCGGGT